The genome window TAATAATTAGTAATCCGTTTGTTTCGATTAATTCAGATCTTATTATTGAAAAATTTAATATTTATTACAAAATTATAGACAAATCTATTGAAAATAGTTTTAATCCTAAATTGGACATTCATATTAGCAAAATCGAAGATCTTGTTCTTTATAATAACATTGTTCGTGATAATGATTCTTCAAAATTCAAAGAATTTCTTTTAAAAAAACAGGAAATTTTAGATACAAATAACCTAAAAAGCACAAGATTATATGCAAATTCAAACAATAAACAACTAGAAAACCTAAAATTTTTTTCAACCTTAGAAGAAACAAAAAACCTAATTGTAACAATGCAAGATTCAATAAATTCTGAATGAGGTGATGCATTTGTTCCTTCAAAACTTTTTATTCCAACAGAAGATAATTCTGAAGTTTTTAATAAATTTATTTTAAAAAAACAAGATGCAAAAAAAATTTTTGATGACGAAATTTTGTATTGAAAAGTTGATGAACAAGCTAAAAAAATAAAAATTTACACCTTTAATTATAAGGATTTATTCCCTAATTTTGCAACAGAACCTCAAAATTTTAAAATTAAAAATTTACAAAAACTTGAAAAAATTGATATCGGAAATACAACAATAACACAAATTGAATTTTCTAAAATTGAAACAATAGATCAATTCAATAATTTATATAATCAAATAATAACTAAGAAATAATATTAAAACCTTAATTAGTAGAAAAAATTTAGACAACTAGTTTCTATCTATGATTTTGATTTTGACTTTTGTTAATTTTTTCTAACATTTTATTTTTAAAAATCTGAATAAATAAGTTATTTCATATAAAATTTGTGCTTTTATATGAAAAAGCAATAGTTACATTTTCAAAATTTTGACCTTCAATATGATTAATTTTCGTTACAAAATTGCAAAAAAATTCAATAGAAATAATGGGAGTGTTCATAATTTTGTGTTTTAAATTTTATGGATTTTTTTTCTGATAGAAATCTAATTTAATTTTACATTATTTAACCGATTTTAAGGAAAATAATTTCTAATTGTTTTTAATTATGCGTCAATTTCTTACCTGCCTTTGTCATTTTTCGGTTGCATTTTAAATCGTCAAATAAGTTATTTTTGAAATGTAATTCACACTTTGAATTTCGCCTTTCGTTTTTGCATTTTTCCTAATTAATTTATTCACTGATTCAATTGAATTTGTCGTATAAATTGCTTGTCTCAATTCATATGGATATTTAAAAAAATGTCGTTAATTCAGCGAAATTTGCATACCAAAATTTGACAATTTAAGGATATTTTTTCCCTCATTTTTTCGCAAATTCATCAAGATTTTGCATTGCAAATTCTTGATTAATCGCTTGATAAATCTTTTTCATATCATAGGCAAACTCTTTTTTGTCCTTGTAAGAAACTTTTAAAAGCGAGTTTCTAATTTGGTGAACAACACATTTTTGAACATCTGTTTGCGGGAAAACCGCTTCAATTGCTTGACTAATTCCGCTTAGATTATCGCAAGAAATTATTAGAACATCTTGCAGTCCACGTGTTTTTAGTTCGCTAAAAACATCAACTCAATTACTTGCTGATTCGCTATTTTTAATCCAAAATCCCAGTATTTTTTTATCGGCCTGCTAATCAATTGCAAGAATAAGATAAAGTGATTTTTTGACAAAAACACCGTTTTCTTTAACATTAAAAAACATTCTATCAATGTAGAAATTGGATAGGAATTCTCGATTTTTGCGATTTTCACTTTTCAATTTTAGGTAATAATTTGTTAGTAATTGAAGAAATTCAGGCGATAATTATTTCCTTTTTATAGATATTTTTTATTGTATTAACAATATTTTCATATGACATCCCTGATGCAAAAAGTGAAAACACTTGCTCTTCGATATCGCCTAAATTTGTTTCGTATTTACCGATGAATTTGTTTTCAAAACTGCCATTTCGATCTCTTGGTATTTTTAGATGCATATTACCACTATTATAATTCACAGTTTTACTCGAAAACCCGTTTCGCTTATTCGGTCTATGCACGCCATTTTTGTTTCGGTTCCTTTTTCATAGCCTAAATGTTGGGTTAATTCCGCCTTTAAGAGCGCTTCAGCAAAATTTTTAAACATATGCGAAATTTCGTTGCGAAAATCTTCTTTTTTTAATTTTTTATAATCAGCTTATTTGTTAACAATTTTTTTAGCTACTAAGTCATATGGGGATAATTTTTTTTGCTCTTTTTTTATATTTTGGTCTTTTATGATAAATTTTATCAAAATAGATTTACCTTAAAAACACAAAATACTTAATATTCCCAAAAGGTAGTTTAAATATTTCATATTTTACTTTTTAAGTTAAAATTTTTGCTTTTTAGTTTGCTTTATTTGATTAATAAGCAGATTTTGCATTCATGAGTGTTAGATTTAAAATTCAGTGT of Mesomycoplasma dispar contains these proteins:
- a CDS encoding transposase; its protein translation is MLGFWIKNSESASNWVDVFSELKTRGLQDVLIISCDNLSGISQAIEAVFPQTDVQKCVVHQIRNSLLKVSYKDKKEFAYDMKKIYQAINQEFAMQNLDEFAKKWGKKYP
- a CDS encoding transposase; this translates as MHRPNKRNGFSSKTVNYNSGNMHLKIPRDRNGSFENKFIGKYETNLGDIEEQVFSLFASGMSYENIVNTIKNIYKKEIIIAWISSITNKLLPKIEKWKSQKSRIPIQFLHW